One genomic region from Pseudomonadota bacterium encodes:
- a CDS encoding arsenate reductase ArsC: MKKQGKIKVLFLCTHNSARSQMAEGLLKTLFGHFYEVYSAGVEPLYVHPYAIGVMKEIGIDISYYHAKGIEQFFEMNFDYIVTVCDNAKEVCPYFPNGELILHKGFNDPASVSGNEDKTHDAFRKVRDEIKEWIIETFRPVG, from the coding sequence ATGAAGAAGCAAGGAAAAATCAAAGTACTCTTTCTCTGCACACACAACTCTGCCCGCTCTCAAATGGCAGAGGGACTATTAAAAACACTCTTTGGCCATTTTTACGAGGTTTACAGTGCCGGGGTTGAACCTTTATATGTACATCCATATGCTATTGGAGTTATGAAAGAAATAGGAATTGATATATCGTACTATCATGCAAAAGGTATAGAACAATTTTTTGAGATGAATTTCGATTATATTGTCACAGTATGCGATAATGCAAAAGAGGTTTGCCCCTACTTTCCGAATGGGGAGCTCATCCTTCATAAAGGCTTTAATGATCCGGCCTCAGTTTCAGGAAACGAAGATAAAACACATGATGCCTTTAGGAAAGTAAGGGACGAAATCAAGGAATGGATCATAGAAACATTCAGGCCAGTTG